GGGATCGGGACCAGGACTGTGACCGGGATCGGGATTGGAGCTGGGACTGTGACTGtgaccgggatcgggatcgggaccggagctgggactgggaccgGGATTGGAGCTGGGATCGGAACCGGGAGTGGCTCTGGGATCGGGATCGTGACTGTgaccgggatcgggaccggACCGTGCCCGGAGCCGCCCCGCAGCGCGCACGGAGCCGCGATGGCAGCAGCCGAGGTGAGCGAACTTTGCTTCCCCGGGGCTGTCGGGGGCGCTCAGCCGAGCGGAGCTGCCCCGGGGCCTCCGCGGTCCTGCCTCTGTCTCCTGGGAAAGGCTGATACTTGTGCCCGGGACTCACGCTCCGGCACTTCCCAGCAGCTTGTGAAAACACTGCTCGGcacaaaagctgcattttcagtttccttccctgccctgaCGTGGCCGGGCATCCTGGCGAGTTCACTTTTTGCTCTCCAAATCGCTGCTCCACGTTCCAGGCAGTTTGTCATTGCCAggctgcacagccacagctccaaaGAGTCCTGGAGATGCCTAAAATGAACATTTCAGCTTTGATTTCTGGACTGTAAATGTGGGTGCTGCAATGTTTCTGCTGACATCCTTCTTGCTTTGATGGGAATATTTAAATGCTGGGATACTCCTGGTCCCCAGTGCTGAGAATGGCCTTTAATTTAGCATTAATTTTGCTCCTGAGTGAACCAAATGAGTGTTGAGAAGTTCTAACACTTCTTTTTCAATTCTGATTCCCCTCTCTGCCTTCCCCCAGCTTTCTAACAACGCTGCCTTTTACACATGGCTACACCCTCACTTCTGCAGGCTCTCTCCTGTTGTCCTTTcaggcacagggacatggaaaCAGTCACcagggaaaacatttttaaggtTACTCAACAGTGTTTTGTCTGGCTGCtaaagccctggcacagatcAGCTTCCAGCTGTCCTGCCAGCTCCTTGCTGTCCATGGTAGTTACAATGACCAGCATGAGAAGAAACTTGCCAGTGGTGTTTAAAGAATCAAGTAGATTAGTAATTATCCACTCTGCAATGCAGTTTTATTTAGTCCCTTCCTTCAGGTGGCCTCCAATTCCTTTTTGTGCCTGGTAGCACTGGAAAGTTGCTTTTGAAATCTTGGATAAATTGTCTCTGCCCAAGTAAAAGTCTTACCCACTTCACTGCAAGCTTGGCAGAATGAAAACTTCTCAGGTTGTCTTATCTGGACAAGAAAAAGGCTTCTGAGCTGACACAGCTCAGGTGAGGTCAGCCAGGCTCTGAATCACTGCTGGAGAAGCTTCCACACAGGACACGCCttgctgtgggcacagctggaaccCTGCACAAGCCTTTGGTCACCCCTGAAGTGAGTGACACATTCCAGGGGCTGAGGTCACCTCAGGAATCCTGACTTGGATGGGAAAACCCCACTTTTGTTTCTGTGCTGGCCCACAGCTCTTTGTCAATCAAAGAATTGTTAGTtaaacagcactgaaaagatTTAGAGGATATTAATTTCACTTTAATCTTACTGACTTCTTAGTTTTTCCTCCCTTTACAAGGCCTCAAAACAGAAATGTGTGCTGGTGTTTCATCCATCCTTGATATTAATTTCAAGGACTCCCAGCAGAGTCCTGGAGATGTAAAATATCTTGGAGTGTTCCTGGGCCAGACCTTGGAACTCAGGGGCAAATAACACCGACAGTGATGTGTTCTCCAGCTCTTGCCAGAGATCCTGAAGTCCAGGGCACTTTCTGGTCAGTGCTGTCACACTGAAAGGAGCTGAGCATAGGCTCTGTATCAGATGAATGGACCACTGGATGTTATTTACTGCATAGGATTTATCTGAAGTCATTAAGCCTCTTTAATTAACTATTTTCTCTCTCAGGGGAATAAACTTTGGGGTGGAAGATTCAGTGGAAGCACAGATCCCATCATGGAGATGCTCAATGCTTCCATCAGCTATGACCAGAGACTGTCTGAGGTGGACATCCAGGGGAGCATGGCTTATGCCAAAGCCTTGGAGAAGTCTGGGATCCTGTCTAAAACTGAACTGGAGAAGATCCTGGGTGGCCTGGAAAAGgtatttctttccttcaaaaACTGTCAGGTGAAGGAATGGCTCCTGACCTGAGAGCAGCCTCCCTGGATTTGGTAACTCCTGTGGCTGACCGGTGTTTCTGCTGTTTGCAGATCTCTGAGGAATGGTCTAAAGGAGTCTTTGTGCTGAAACAAACTGATGAGGATATCCACACTGCCAACGAGCGCAGGCTGAAGGTTTGGCTCCTCCAGCCTCTTCTTCCTGATCCTCTGCCTGACATTAAGGGcttgtccctctgtccctctgtgaAATCCCTTTAGAGCTGCTGGCACTCAATCCCCTGGGGCACAAACAAGGGTCTCCACACCCCTTTTTGGGCTGTACAAGCACAGAACCAAAGCTGCCCTTCCCCAGAACACATCCCATGGTTACTCACAGGATCCTGGAGCTGAGTCCCTTCCAGGCAGGGAGATGTGCTCATGTGGATTGTCCTGTTTAGAACACAGAGATCCTGACAGAAATCCTGCTCTTGTCCTCAGGAGCTGATTGGAGACGTGGCTGGGAAGTTGCACACTGGCAGAAGCAGGAATGATCAGGTATGGACAgaatcttttcttcttcttttctattCCTCTACCTCAGTTAtttaattgaatatttttatgcCATCTCTCTCATGCCCTGACACACTCCAGCCTGTATTCCCTTTAAATTAATGATGGCTTTAAACGAATGATGCTACAGTGATTCATCCACCTTGGGGAGTGGgatctgcagggctgcatcctgCTGGTAAAACACCACAAAATTCCACTGACATCTCTGGAAACCTCCAGAACTCTGCTGTCTGCATGCACACATCTTTCAGGATCAGTCTTCCTCAGGATGATCAGCTTGTGTTGGTTAAGAATTTTCTGCTTCAAATTTGACAATATCTGACAAGTCCACTGAAACGAAAAGATTTTGGTTCTGTCCATGGAAAGCAGCAACAGCTTTCAAAATCAGTGACCAGGGAGGTCACTGATTTGTGAAAATCCCTCCTCCTTATGGGAGGAAGATTTCCCTTCCCATCACACAGCACCAGGAGGGGATAACAGTGCCAGGGAGTTCTGCTGAGCAATATTTGTTCAATAAATCTGTCCTGTTGTGCTTGGCCTGGCTGTGGCCAATCTCCCACAGGTTGTGACTGACCTGAAGCTGTTCATGAAGAATTCCCTCTCCATCATCTCCACGCACCTCCTGCGCCTCATTGAGACCCTGGTGGAACGTGCTGCCATGTGAGTTCTTTCTCACAGTCCCTGTTTTCCATAACTTTGGCCTTTTTGGGGCAGGACACTCCTAGGCTTCTTGTGTAACTATGTAGCTGCGGGATCTCCTGtggccctgccctccctgctctgtgctgctcaccTCTCTGCCCTTTCCCTCCCAGAGAAATCGATGTGATCCTGCCTGGCTACACCCACCTGCAGAAAGCTCAGCCCATCCGATGGAGCCAGTTCTTGCTCAGGTGAGCTCCTCCCACCCTCggggccctgctctgctgaggggacagctaggGGCGGAGAAAACCCAGAGGGAGCCCCACAAACTGGaacaggaattcccagtgtgcTCTGACCAGCTGGGAATCCAAGCATGGATTGGGAACTCCCTGTTCCCCATCCTTTGACCATTCTCACCTGCTGGAGTGGGAGATTTTCCAGCTTCATCTCCCTGTTTCATCTCTCCTGTCCTTCCCCAGCCATGCTGTTGCTCTGACCCGCGATTCTGAGCGCCTGGGAGAGGTGAAGAGGAGGATCAATGTCTTGCCTTTGGGAAggtaaagtttattttttattgtgaaCCGCAGCCCTCACTTTGCTCTGAGATAAAGACAAGAGGCAGATCTGTCCATCCCCTGAGCCACTGGACACCGCATCCATGGACACCGCAGCCCAGCTTGCCCCTCCAAGGACTCTtaccacagaaatatttttctatccCTTCTTTAAAATCAAGGATTACAAGGCTTCCTGTTTGGGAGGGAAAACCTGGTTTAGTCCAGAGTTAAGGGTTTGTTGAACTTCAGACCACACTTTGAAATCCAAGGTAACTGGGGGAGGAAAATCTTCAGAGAGATGTCATCACTAGAGCTCAGTTTTTGTTGGATATCAGTTTGGATATCATGGGTGACTTCTGGTTCTTTCTCCCCTGGCAGTGGAGCTCTGGCTGGAAACCCCCTGGGAATCGATAGAGAGATGCTGCGCAGTGGTAAATGTCTCCCTGGGACTACTCAAAATatctgggattttgggcagcGTCAGCACATTGTCCTAATGTTATTTTGGATGTGTTGCAGCATTTGAACAAGGGGATGGAGGGTAATATATAGATAAAAGGTCACCTCCTCTGGGTCAGCCTGGTGTATTCAGGCTCCTGTCAGGGCCAGTGTGACCTCCTGTGTCCATCCCTTTCCTTGCAGAGCTGGACTTTGCTTCCATCAGCCTGAACAGCATGGATGCCGTCAGCGAGAGGGACTTTGTGGGTAAGCACAGCCAAAGCTTCCCAGCAGTGAGGGAAGCAGCTCCTGACACCTTTCCAGTCACTCTTCTTTAATATGGGGACTGAAATCCATCACTAGAAAGTAAAACTTCACTCAGGGTTCCCTGGGCTGTCCAAGCACCTTTCCCCCTCCTGatttcctgccttccctgcagTGGAATTCCTCTCTGCTGCCACCCTGCTGATGATCCACCTCAGCAAGATGGCTGAGGATCTCATCATCTACAGCACCAGCGAGTTTGGCTTCCTGACCCTCTCTGATGCCTACAGGTAGGTCTCAGCTCTGGGCAGAGAGCTCcttcctcagcctctcctcctcAGCTCTCCTCGCTGGGTGAGGCAGTGATTGGGGTCTGTCTGTGCACAAGGCTGACCCAGCATCAGGAGCCTGGCACAAAGGCAGCCTCAGGGTGAATATTCCTCAGCAATGGTCACTTATTTCTGATCCCCTTAACTCAAGCAAGTCTGTGTTTAGCCCAGCAACTCCTGTCCAGGACCTGCTGGCAGAGAGAActtcctcctgtgctgggaatgctgccagAGCCCTTGCATGGCTGGGTCTGCAAGCCCAACAGACTCCTTGTCTGCAGGGTGGCACAGTCACAGCCTCCCTCACTGAAGTCACACTAACACTTAGTCTGACCTGCTGATAGACCCTGGAGGGGGAGCCCCTTTTAAGTTTCTCTGTGAGAGTTGAGACTGTGTGGGACCAAAGAGCAACTCAGTAAATTCACTAATTTCCTACACTCTAAACAGGAGTACAGGGAAGAGGGTCCTACACAGTGCTTTTGGAGGGCTGGGTCAGTGATGATGTGTGTGTATGGGTGAGGGTTTTGCTCATCAGTGCACTCCACTCGTGTCCcacccagcactggcagcagcctgATGCCTCAGAAGAAGAATCCCGACAGTCTGGAGCTGATCCGCAGCAAAGCCGGGCGAGTGTTCGGACGGGTGAGCCccaaaaaggagaaggagggagaggaaactgctcctgtttgggatggaaaatctgctttttctttgtcctttctttGTAGAGAGCTGTGGGTtctggccctgccctggggctgtgctttgctctgttcctcACTCCCTGTCTCTCCTGTTTCCCTCTGCAGTTGGCTGCAATTCTCATGGTCCTCAAAGGACTCCCGAGCACCTACAACAAGGACCTGCAGGTAAAGCCCTCGTTCCCCTCCACACCATCTCTCCTGCTGGCTGGAGGAGTCAGCAGAGCCGGGCTGCTCAGCCAGGGGGGTTTTTGGGCTACACCAGGCTGACTCAGACCCATTTCCATCGATGTTCCAACACAGGAGGACAAGGAGGCTGTCTTTGATGTCGTAGACACCCTGAATGCTGTGCTCCAGGTTGCCACTGGAGTGATTTCCACCCTTCAGGTAAGGATTCTTCTTGTTCTCTCACTATTCAACATCATCATGGTCCATATTCTGTGAGTAATACAGAGAGCAGAACTCCAGATTGTTCCCAAATAAAAACTCCTCAGTGCCTCACCCACTCTGCTCATTTTGgtcccctctgccagctgctcagAGAGTTCTTTTAGAGCTCCAGATGAATTCCCCTCACCCTGACCACTAACATACCCCAAGGAGGAGCTGATGGTAATGTGTCCCTGGGATCCTTCTCCTGCAGATCAACAAGGAGAGCATGGAGAGGGCGCTGAGCCCGGACATGTTGGCTACTGACCTGGCTCTCTACCTGGTTCGGAAGGGAGTAAGTGCCTGagggagagctggagctgggatttcTTTGGATGCAGAGGAACTGAGCTGAGTCCCATCTGCTCTGTCCCCTTCCCCCTGCAGATGCCCTTCAGACAAGCCCATATGGCCTCTGGCAAGGCTGTCCAGCTGGCAGAGACCAAAGGCATCACCATCAACAATCTCAGCCTGGAGGACCTGAAGAGCATCAGGTTTGTGCCTCTGTTATTTCACTTCCCTGCAcaggcagggctcagcctcCCTGATCTGCCTTCCCCAAagtgcctgggctgggctgcaccTCAACATCCTCCTGTCCTGATtatcactgctgctcctgctggggctgAAACACTGCAGGGGGACAACATCACCTCCAATTCACTCCAGCAGGGTGGAATGGGCATGGGTGTGGGCAGGAGCTCTTGGGAGGGGCTGGAGACAcctctgccctgagcaggaaacCCCCAGAGGGGTTTGGCTCTGAAGTTCCTCGGTGTCCCCTTGGAGCCAGCAGAAGCTCAGGAGCTTTTCCCATCAGGAAAAGGCTCCATCCTcactccctcagcctctccacAGGCACTGGGCCCGTGGGGCAGCCCAGAGCCCCCTGAcacccccctgtgcccccagccccctgttTGGCAGCGACGTGGCGCAGGTGTTCAGCGTGGTGAGCAGCGTGGAGCAGTACACGGCCGCGGGCGGCACCGCCAAGGGCAGCGTGTCCGCCCAGATCGAGCAGCTGCGGGAGCTGCTCAAGAGGCTCAAGGAGCAGGCCTAGAGTGTGGGGAGaggtgctgtgcctgcagcGGTGTGCCTGTGCCACGGGCTGGAGTTAATAAACACTGGGGTGTCTGTAGTTCGCTGAAATCCTGCTCTTGTGTCTTGGTTCTTCAAGAGCTCACCCTCCCTCTTCTCCCCAAGAAGCCACCAGCACTTCTTTTGCCATTTCCAATAACTTTTAACCTTAACACTTCAGCAAGtgactgaaaataaatagaagtgAGCAAGCAGGCAATAAATTAACAAAAGTAAGCAAGCAGTAATAATAAACCTAAGGTGTGCTTAAGGGAGGTgtaggttggacatcaggaggagGGACTCCTTCCCAGAAAGGGTGACCAAACATCAGAACTGGTTGCACAGGGAGGTGGAatcatcatccctggaagtgctttAGGGAAGagtggaggtggcactcagtgccctgCTCTGGGTGACAGGGGGGTGTtgggtcacaggttggacttggtAACCTCAGAGGTCTTTTCTGACCTAAATGAATCtgtgataaataaataaataaataaataaataaataaataaatagtaaataaGCAAGCAAattaataaataagtaaaagtAGGtgataaatacatttaaacCCCTGAGTAACAAATaaggaggagagaggggaggggaagggaagagaggggaggggaggggagagaccACTCACCTCTGGATGAAATGCAGCGATCCAGGACAGAGCCTGAAAGG
The Taeniopygia guttata chromosome 19, bTaeGut7.mat, whole genome shotgun sequence DNA segment above includes these coding regions:
- the LOC100225196 gene encoding argininosuccinate lyase; translated protein: MAAAEGNKLWGGRFSGSTDPIMEMLNASISYDQRLSEVDIQGSMAYAKALEKSGILSKTELEKILGGLEKISEEWSKGVFVLKQTDEDIHTANERRLKELIGDVAGKLHTGRSRNDQVVTDLKLFMKNSLSIISTHLLRLIETLVERAAIEIDVILPGYTHLQKAQPIRWSQFLLSHAVALTRDSERLGEVKRRINVLPLGSGALAGNPLGIDREMLRSELDFASISLNSMDAVSERDFVVEFLSAATLLMIHLSKMAEDLIIYSTSEFGFLTLSDAYSTGSSLMPQKKNPDSLELIRSKAGRVFGRLAAILMVLKGLPSTYNKDLQEDKEAVFDVVDTLNAVLQVATGVISTLQINKESMERALSPDMLATDLALYLVRKGMPFRQAHMASGKAVQLAETKGITINNLSLEDLKSISPLFGSDVAQVFSVVSSVEQYTAAGGTAKGSVSAQIEQLRELLKRLKEQA